From the genome of Malus sylvestris chromosome 13, drMalSylv7.2, whole genome shotgun sequence:
CCTTTCTAGCGAAGCgaatttaaagttttatttgacTAAAACCGATTTGATTGCAAATTCAAAGCTCCATAGATTATGTATTAGTGAAAATTCGAACATCTTGTTCAATATATTTTAGAAACACGCTTAAACTGAAGCGAATTTAAAGTTTTATTGGACTAAAATCGATCTGATTGCAAAATCAAAGCTTCATAGATTATGTATATGTGAAAATGTGAACATCATGTTCAATATATTTAGaaacacccttaaactgaaccaaaattGTTGTTTGGTTCGGTccaatttgatatttttttaattttaagttcaaatcaatttaattttggtttaattttttcAGTTCAACTtgattcggtttggtttttttcatttggtttttcattttACTTGAATATTGTTTTTCAATAAATCAAGAATTAAACCCAAAACAACAGTGAATCGTATCGAACATGAAGGCCCAGTTCATCCCGAAAACCAAGAACTAAACCTTTACATTCATCATTGCAACTAAACAGAATGTCATCTGAATTCATATAGCTCATCGAAAGTGAAATGTACACATACAAAATGGCATCTAAATTCATAATTtcaataataatcataaaattcAACTCAAAACACAAAGATTCAAGCTGAGATTAAAAAACAGCATCAATCTGCAGCAGCTAGAAAAGGGTCGCATGCGAGGGTGACTAGGTGAGACatgagtgagtgagtgaaatTCTTCCCCAAATCAATCTTCTGCCTCATATTTCTGACAAATTAATGACGAACTCACAGAATTAAACAAAACTCACTTGGCCAAATCCAATGAACTTGCAAAGGAGAACAAATCTTAACGTTGAACAGTTAAGGATAACGAGAGAACTTACCTCGACGAATAGAACCGTTCTAGTGGCAAAGTCTCCACCATGGTCAATGAGACAGTGAAGCACCGTAAAGCTGTGATTTTTCAAAGAAATTGGCAAGTGAGTTCCccagacagagagagaggagagagagaggagaaggaTGGGAATGAAGAGGAGAATGAagacctttctctctctctctctctctccttcaacAAAACCTTAGCCAGCTACCTTTATCGCAGCCAACCTCTGGCTATGGCTGGAGGTCGATGGCAGCTTCCCTCCTagccttttctctcttcctcttcccccATCTTCCCCATCCCAGCCTTCTCCCCCCTCGTCATACATAACCTTTTTTCCCCCCGAAATCACGTCGTCTTTCACCTACCTCTTCTCCATTCTCGTGCTTCTCTCCCACCATTTTGTATGCAGCATTCCTCAGATTATGCCTTGTACCCTGATCCGGGCCATGCCCTTTCAAGATTTTTTTGATTCGGCGCTGGCTTTTCTTGGTGTGGCGTGGATTCGGGTTGTAGGTAGGTTGGATCCACCTTCGTCAACTCTTTTACAGGTTGGTGTCACCTTCCTCGCCTGGTTTCTATGGCTGCATTGACGTGTGCACTCAGATATGGCGACTCGGCTTAATCTGGTGGCTAGGCTTGTGCAACTCGGACCTGGTTGCCCCACTGCCTATTGCAGCTACCTTTTGGTGCTTGATGTGTGCATGCTTGTACCTCACTCTGGCGAATTTGTAGGCGGTCTTGGCCCGAGTGCCTTGTCCCCCTTTTATGATGAGCGGACCAACGGATCATTTCTCGGAGTGGTGTAGTTTTTTTCACTCACCTTATGTGCACTGTGGTGGCGCTATTTTTTTGGCTTTATTAGTCTTCACCTTTGTCCGATGTGTTTTGTAGTCTCGTCTGTCAATGATGGACTTGATGTGGTCTCGCTCTACAGCAATGACTTtacgtggccttgttattcaaCGATGACCATTGTGGCTACCTATATTGCTTTGTTGCGACTATCGTTTATTGTGATAGTTTTGTACTAGTGGCACTTGTGGTAGTTACTAGGGGTTTACTCTTATTTGTCTATTTGCGCAAATTCACTCTAGATCAATTTATTGGTCACTGGAGCTATGTACCTAATGACAcccttgtatttgtttgtgttGATTAATAAAATACCATACTATCATTTGTTCGAGTTAAGTTTGATGTCCCATTcgaattttttgggttttcattttttttaaggggCTTTTAGATCTAGCTCTAAAAATATAGATGATTTTAAGGAGTGAGTCTAGTTatctaattatatgtttttatttcttttatactcattttatatttttttttaaatattaaaaatcaattaaaatcttctaatatcaagcatttttcaactccaaaaaatctaactaatatcttataacaaaaaaaactaatatactaacataaagTATCTACAAAACATTCTTATTTAACTCAAACagcaaatatatgaatgtatattatacATGTAAGCGAGTtatgaaacctaactaaaaagtaggaaaaaaaataatatacctacaagcaaAACACATTAATTTGTGACACGCTGATTATAAAAAAGAATCTGtcatataaatacataaaaataattaacctgtgatataggttgattataaaaattaaaaataaaatctataaatgaGGTTTAAAGCGGGAGGAAGAGCAAGAAataacaagaaaaattaaataaagagaaataatcaaagagataattaggaagaaatttgatttttataataaatcttattattgaatagataattattgataataaaataattaaattcaaagaattggacttattttaataaatttgactattcctactattggctaaaaaattggacttatatattaaatttcctttttttaaaCCCACATTTAAGTAGATGGAGAAACgattgatattttatttttagataaTGATAGggagattaatttttttaaacaaaatgatgtggttgttaatGATTAtgttattacttaagcgttgattaacgtgtttatttttttggtaacacatcatttaatttttcaaatatgattttgatttaaaatttccATGTCCCTAACATTATCCTTGATTTTTATGAAGAGCAAGACGGTCAAATGACGTGGAATAAGTTGGTGTATATAAGGGTAatttcattgttttgtcaaaagcGTAACCCTAAAAGGTAAATCTCCAAACTCATGCAATCTCTCTGAGTCTCTCTCGCACAGACGAAGCCATGATCCgggtacccagagacgaagccAAGCGCGGAGGCAGGGCCAATTGGCTCGCGCGATCAGAATCCGGGCGGGGGAAGAATCCAGCCCAACCGGCGGAGCTCCGAGGTGATATCTGGATTTGTCTTGGTGTATATATATGCCTTTGGTTTctgttttagggtttgtaaattcTGCATATTAACCAAAAATGTTGCAGCTTAATTGCTGTTAAACCCAAAATACAAGGGTGCCCTGCTCCCTTAATTTCACCTGTTAATTAGCTGAGTAAATATATctagtattaattaatttatgtgCAACAAACAGAtgagaagaaagaaacaaaagctGTCGAAAGCTCTATGAGTAAACTCCAACTTGATGATGGTACTCCTACTTCAAAGAAGAAACGTTACCGTGAGTCTAAGAAATGCCATTCTCAGAATAAGCATTGTGCAATTTGCCTTATGGACGGCCACCACCAATATCTGTGTCCCTACCTGAAAAGTGTCCCGTTGGGCGTAACTGAAGTTGGAAGGGGCTATATACTAATGTGTAGGACTTGTGGTTTTGTGGGTAACGTCTGCCGTCATGGCCGCTCTTATGCTTGTTTCTATAGGCGTTCTGAGGCTCTGAAAGATGACTACCCAAGCCACGAGGAAGTCGAGCAAATCAGGGCAAGACAGAGACAAACGGCTGAAATGTCCAGGGCACGACTGGAGAGAGGTGAACCATCCTTATTGGATGATACCTCTTCCGATTCCTCTTCTGAGATATAATCGTAATGAAGCTTAGGATTGGAGCATGCGATGGCTGCAGCTGTTGGATTGCCTTTTCTGTTCattcactacaagaaaacatggcTTAAGTGTCGACATACATTCGTCACGTAAACATGAAAATTCGTCACATTTGATTATATGTGATGAAAATCCAACGTCACTATGTTCGTCACCTATACAGCGTCACCTATAGTTCATGTGACGAATTTTACATTCGCCACATATTTTTAGTATTTGTTATGCCAAATTCGTCACTTAATAATTTTAACTGTGACGAAATAAGCGTCACAAAACATAAAAGTTAGTGACCTATAAGTTCGTCACATAACAAATGTATAAGTGAGGAATTTATTGTCACCCAATTTGATCCTAGAATGCTATGGCTAAGAATAAGTGAGACTGAAAGTGTCACATATTCCTTTGACATGTGGCGCAATTTGTGTCACATGTGTCAAAATCATAAACCTGTTAAAAACAATTCGTGACGAACCAATTACCACACATTCCCTGCTTCGTCATCTAGAATTAGAATTCATAACAAATATGAGGCAATACTTTAGTTAATCACATTTTATTGATCAATAAGTTAGATTACATCCAATACATACACCAACTGTGTATCTCAAAAGCTAACATAAGCATCCTAACACCTCTAAACATATTGAGATGCTAACAAGATTCTAAGGCATTAAGTCGGTAACAAAACAGGTATACCGTGTGCATATTTGAAACCAACAACAAAATACATAATATAAGTTACCCGCCATGTCATGGTCTTTAGTTCATCACATGTATCATTGTCATTTGAAAGATCACCATCACTACCTCAAGTGCTTCTTGAATACTTTCTCCTTTAACTCCatccttatttttcttcatcttaTCCTTACAtaataaaagagaagaaaataaacaTTGGTGTCTAGAGAATAGCAGGTGCATTGAGAATTTGAATAACAAAAGAGATGAAAATAAGAATTGAAGAAATAGAAGAACAAAACATAACAGACGAGCCTATCTAAATTACACAATGAGTTTTATATGTACTTTAATTTCATTACCTTACGAGCCTTCCTTGCATGttggatgaaatggttttgcCCCTCCCTTGTGGTAATACTTTTGTTTCTTACAATTATATGAATTTTGCTTGAAAACATCCTACATTAAAAGGCCattaattaacaagaaaaacatatcTAGTTTCATACCATAGACTACTTATTCACTGTAATTTTAAAACATTCAGCTTTTATAACAATCAAATTGATATCACTACTAATGAAGGCTAAATTGATGTCACTACCTCTGGAGATGTTGTTGGTCCGCCCTTGGCTTGCAATCCTTTAGTTGTGCTATCatatcttcatttttcttttgcgTATCTGATTTCACTAATTTATCATAACCTAGTTAGTGAGTTATCAAGACTCCAAATGTCAGGACTAGATAATCTACTAACAAAAGATAAAATTCACAAAAAGctacttaaattataattaaaCTTCTAAACCAATCTGCGATTGCAA
Proteins encoded in this window:
- the LOC126595551 gene encoding uncharacterized protein LOC126595551 isoform X2; this encodes MIRVPRDEAKRGGRANWLARSESGRGKNPAQPAELRDEKKETKAVESSMSKLQLDDGTPTSKKKRYRESKKCHSQNKHCAICLMDGHHQYLCPYLKSVPLGVTEVGRGYILMCRTCGFVGNVCRHGRSYACFYRRSEALKDDYPSHEEVEQIRARQRQTAEMSRARLERGEPSLLDDTSSDSSSEI